Proteins from a genomic interval of Spea bombifrons isolate aSpeBom1 chromosome 4, aSpeBom1.2.pri, whole genome shotgun sequence:
- the DMTN gene encoding dematin isoform X2: MEKLSKTPLTSPGSVTCSRGPSVPGSPSSITARMDSHVLGYKDLAALPRDKAILDIERPDLMIYEPHFTYTLLEHTDTLRSRERSLSPKSISPPPSPEVSALWAETKSTTSGSIIQGTRGGTCSPKGGVHHFHCPDLAEPNLYKKPPIYKQRDSAAYHRLSDDPIVESSKFPAARPPDPNQPAKIETDYWPCPPSLAVVESERRHRRESTQGDEEGEEGEDVREMRELHIQELSKIQSNLGKLILKEEMQKIGTRRRKTRSLPDRTTIYTPVHGGYGRSSLTRLRSAEFPAPDRQRESSERGRSEVTDGPRELSPEHAGAEDFSLRNAHCDQQRAPETASRSR, encoded by the exons ATGGAAAAACTTTCGAAG ACCCCCCTTACGTCTCCTGGCAGTGTCACTTGCTCCAGAGGGCCGAGCGTGCCGGGTTCCCCCTCTTCTATTACT GCCCGGATGGACAGTCATGTGCTGGGGTACAAGGATCTGGCTGCCCTCCCTCGTGATAAGGCCATACTGGATATCGAGCGCCCAGATCTGATGATTTACGAACCGCATTTTACTTACACCCTTTTAGAACACACAGATACCTTGCGAAGCCGAGAG cgctctctctctccaaaGTCCATatcaccccctccctcccctgAG GTTTCTGCACTCTGGGCTGAAACAAAATCTACAACTAGTGGCTCCATTATACAAGGGACCCGAGGAGGAACATGCTCACCCAAGGGAGGTGTCCATCATTTCCACTGCCCAG ATCTGGCGGAGCCCAATCTGTACAAGAAGCCCCCCATCTACAAACAGAGGG ACTCTGCAGCATACCATCGATTATCTGACGACCCCATCGTTGAATCCTCCAAGTTCCCGGCCGCGCGGCCTCCAGACCCCAATCAGCCTGCAAAGATTGAGACCGATTACTGGCCGTGCCCCCCTTCCCTGGCAGTAGTAG AGTCTGAGAGACGTCACAGGAGGGAGTCTACGCAGGGGGATGAGGAGGGCGAGGAAGGCGAGGATGTGAGAGAGATGAGGGAGCTGCACATACAAGAGCTAAGCAAG ATCCAGTCCAACCTGGGAAAACTaatattaaaagaagaaatgcaGAAGATAGGAACCCGGAGAAGGAAAACACGGTCCCTTCCTGACCGGACCACCATCTACACGC CGGTGCATGGCGGTTACGGACGGAGCAGCTTGACACGG CTGCGGTCTGCAGAGTTTCCAGCCCCGGACCGGCAGAGAGAAAGTTCAG AACGGGGAAGGTCAGAGGTCACGGATGGACCGAGGGAACTCTCTCCCGAGCATGCTGGAGCAGAAG ATTTTTCCCTACGAAATGCTCATTGTGACCAACAGAGGGCGCCAGAAACTGCCTCCAGGAGTAGATAA
- the DMTN gene encoding dematin isoform X1, whose amino-acid sequence MEKLSKTPLTSPGSVTCSRGPSVPGSPSSITARMDSHVLGYKDLAALPRDKAILDIERPDLMIYEPHFTYTLLEHTDTLRSRERSLSPKSISPPPSPEVSALWAETKSTTSGSIIQGTRGGTCSPKGGVHHFHCPDLAEPNLYKKPPIYKQRDSAAYHRLSDDPIVESSKFPAARPPDPNQPAKIETDYWPCPPSLAVVESERRHRRESTQGDEEGEEGEDVREMRELHIQELSKIQSNLGKLILKEEMQKIGTRRRKTRSLPDRTTIYTPVHGGYGRSSLTRLRSAEFPAPDRQRESSGFQVRSPYTGLFVRSCSPLGHTSSMAVSFYPAERGRSEVTDGPRELSPEHAGAEDFSLRNAHCDQQRAPETASRSR is encoded by the exons ATGGAAAAACTTTCGAAG ACCCCCCTTACGTCTCCTGGCAGTGTCACTTGCTCCAGAGGGCCGAGCGTGCCGGGTTCCCCCTCTTCTATTACT GCCCGGATGGACAGTCATGTGCTGGGGTACAAGGATCTGGCTGCCCTCCCTCGTGATAAGGCCATACTGGATATCGAGCGCCCAGATCTGATGATTTACGAACCGCATTTTACTTACACCCTTTTAGAACACACAGATACCTTGCGAAGCCGAGAG cgctctctctctccaaaGTCCATatcaccccctccctcccctgAG GTTTCTGCACTCTGGGCTGAAACAAAATCTACAACTAGTGGCTCCATTATACAAGGGACCCGAGGAGGAACATGCTCACCCAAGGGAGGTGTCCATCATTTCCACTGCCCAG ATCTGGCGGAGCCCAATCTGTACAAGAAGCCCCCCATCTACAAACAGAGGG ACTCTGCAGCATACCATCGATTATCTGACGACCCCATCGTTGAATCCTCCAAGTTCCCGGCCGCGCGGCCTCCAGACCCCAATCAGCCTGCAAAGATTGAGACCGATTACTGGCCGTGCCCCCCTTCCCTGGCAGTAGTAG AGTCTGAGAGACGTCACAGGAGGGAGTCTACGCAGGGGGATGAGGAGGGCGAGGAAGGCGAGGATGTGAGAGAGATGAGGGAGCTGCACATACAAGAGCTAAGCAAG ATCCAGTCCAACCTGGGAAAACTaatattaaaagaagaaatgcaGAAGATAGGAACCCGGAGAAGGAAAACACGGTCCCTTCCTGACCGGACCACCATCTACACGC CGGTGCATGGCGGTTACGGACGGAGCAGCTTGACACGG CTGCGGTCTGCAGAGTTTCCAGCCCCGGACCGGCAGAGAGAAAGTTCAG GGTTCCAGGTAAGGTCTCCATACACGGGGTTATTTGTGAGAAGCTGTTCTCCGCTGGGACACACATCCTCTATGGCAGTGTCTTTTTATCCTGCAGAACGGGGAAGGTCAGAGGTCACGGATGGACCGAGGGAACTCTCTCCCGAGCATGCTGGAGCAGAAG ATTTTTCCCTACGAAATGCTCATTGTGACCAACAGAGGGCGCCAGAAACTGCCTCCAGGAGTAGATAA
- the FHIP2B gene encoding FHF complex subunit HOOK interacting protein 2B: MWSRLGALLQQAVESREPAQDLLQSFVQHWRGVTQYYLETTDESRNARDTDIPWRLRQLLDILVYEERELKNGENGDPAGVGDPAGPCMEYLLQHKILETLCTLAKAEYPPGMRQQVLLFYSRLLTKVQRPLLHYLSVHRPVQKLISLAGQPGVTDRKEELQFLSAVCAKLEKDPSLLIHVLEAEAGGRSGGAEQEDEGSSAAPKRKPRQNLFKALLRLCNCRSQKGKLAVKAREALLAVLRAAQEEGPVNLIARSDLSTLVAEHLCELSACIPATTHPYDITIQEDTGWRTELGTEDKDNIGEHAALRRFFCWVEYCDWLVRESHEVIGTAISRSVAEKYLLGVLQPELLEVSELSILRSTALLTALFQHLAASPLLQQLLSFVLGEDTDPEKRNDRRPPLRAQLIQRCNHLSDEISLASLRLFEVILQLPSEIALHNLVTRNLETRGYLSGAQDESKGLDGDAWEGTEELEEDPYFTEGFSDNELRLTERNPKQRAEPAGREQSVRSFLSLVPEEMKSSDSGYDSYLQDALVQYQVLCKVTSRWKWPLTPHPLLAGHQGQEFYEGHFLEVLFDRLGGILDQPYEMNLLATSLLGRLALFPHPHLQEYLLDPFISLAPGARSLFSVLVRVVADLAQRSLRVSRFQETLCLVKRQLLGDSPDVQLSHTTLCRGVVVLEEFCKELAAAACVTHHPLPN; this comes from the exons ATGTGGAGCCGCCTCGGAGCTCTCCTGCAGCAGGCCGTGGAATCG CGAGAGCCGGCGCAGGACCTGCTGCAGTCCTTCGTACAGCACTGGAGGGGGGTCACTCAGTATTATCTCGAGACCACAG ATGAGTCTCGCAACGCACGCGACACAGACATCCCATGGCGCCTCCGCCAGCTGCTGGATATCCTGGTGTACGAAGAGAGGGAACTGAAGAACGGAGAGAATGGAGACCCTGCTGGGGTTGGAGACCCTGCTGGGCCCTGCATGGAGTACCTGCTGCAGCATAAGATACTCGAGACGCTATGCACCCTGGCAAAAGCAGAG TATCCTCCTGGGATGAGGCAGCAGGTCCTCCTCTTCTACAGCCGTCTGCTTACCAAGGTTCAGCGGCCGctgctgcactacctgagcgtCCATCGGCCTGTGCAG AAGCTGATCTCTCTGGCCGGACAACCCGGTGTTACTGATCGCAaagaagagctgcagtttctgaGTGCTGTGTGCGCCAAGCTGGAGAAGGACCCCTCGCTGCTCATCCATGTCCTAGAG gcAGAGGCCGGGGGCAGATCCGGAGGTGCGGAGCAGGAAGATGAGGGATCATCTGCGGCACCCAAACGCAAACCCAGACAGAACCTGTTCAAAGCTCTGCTCAGACTGTGTAACTGCCGG TCACAGAAAGGGAAGCTGGCGGTGAAAGCGAGGGAAGCGCTATTAGCGGTGCTCCGAGCCGCGCAGGAGGAAGGCCCAGTGAACCTCATCGCACGGAGCGACCTGAGCACACTTGTGGCTGAGCATCTGTGTGAGCTGAGTGCGTGTATTCCCGCGACCACTCACCCCTACGACATCACCATCCAGGAAGACACGGGCTGGAG GACAGAGTTGGGCACAGAGGATAAGGACAACATCGGTGAGCACGCAGCCTTAAGGAGGTTCTTCTGTTGGGTGGAATATTGCGACTGGTTGGTACGGGAATCGCACGAG GTGATTGGCACGGCGATATCCAGGTCCGTAGCAGAGAAATACCTGCTCGGCGTGCTGCAGCCAGAACTACTGGAGGT ATCGGAACTGAGCATCCTGCGCAGCACAGCTCTACTTACTGCCCTGTTCCAGCACCTCGCTGCCTCCCCGCTACTGCAGCAGCTGCTGAGCTTCGTACTCGGAGAGGATACCGACCCAGAGAAGAGGAATGACCGGCGCCCACCGCTCCGGGCCCAGCTTATCCAGAGGTGCAACCACCTGTCCGATGAG ATAAGCCTAGCTTCGCTGCGACTTTTTGAGGTGATTCTCCAGCTGCCGTCGGAAATTGCCCTCCATAATCTCGTGACCCGGAACCTGGAAACACGAGGATATCTAAGTGGGGCACAAGATGAGAGCAAGGGGCTAGACGGAGACGCCTGGGAGGGCACAGA AGAGCTGGAGGAGGATCCCTATTTTACGGAGGGCTTCTCGGATAATGAGCTGCGACTGACCGAGCGAAACCCAAAGCAGAGGGCAGAACCGGCAGGGAGAGAGCAGAGTGTGAGGAG TTTCCTTTCACTTGTACCCGAGGAGATGAAGTCTTCAGACTCCGGCTATGACTCTTACCTGCAGGATGCCCTGGTGCAG TACCAGGTGCTCTGTAAGGTGACTTCTCGCTGGAAATGGCCACTGACCCCACATCCTTTGCTAGCCGGTCACCAAGGGCAGGAATTTTACGAGGGGCATTTTCTGGAAGTTCTGTTTGATCGCCTAGGGGGGATCTTGGACCAG CCCTACGAAATGAATCTCCTCGCCACGTCTTTGCTGGGGCGTCTCGCCCTGTTCCCGCACCCGCACCTCCAGGAGTATCTGCTCGATCCCTTCATCAGCCTGGCTCCCGGGGCTCGCTCCCTCTTCTCTGTCCTTGTCAGG GTGGTCGCAGATCTCGCCCAGCGATCGCTCCGGGTGTCTCGTTTCCAAGAAACTCTGTGCCTCGTGAAGCGTCAGCTATTGGGGGACTCGCCTGACGTGCA GTTGAGTCACACGACCCTGTGTCGCGGAGTTGTTGTCCTGGAGGAGTTCTGCAAAGAGCTGGCGGCGGCAGCTTGCGTGACCCACCACCCTCTTCCAAACTGA